The following proteins come from a genomic window of Vibrio vulnificus NBRC 15645 = ATCC 27562:
- a CDS encoding DUF302 domain-containing protein, whose product MYGFSTQFAGSYEQAISKVTEELAKEGFGILTEIDVKATLKKKIDVDRKPYVILGACNPHLANQAITAEPDIGLLLPCNVVVRVEEDDSVTVAFMDPSAVLSMVDQPGIEGLAGQVKEKLQRVCAGLAQ is encoded by the coding sequence ATGTACGGATTTAGCACTCAGTTTGCTGGCAGCTATGAACAAGCGATTAGCAAAGTGACCGAAGAGCTCGCCAAAGAAGGCTTTGGTATTTTGACCGAAATCGATGTCAAAGCGACCTTAAAGAAAAAGATCGATGTGGATAGAAAACCTTATGTGATTCTCGGCGCTTGCAACCCTCACTTGGCCAATCAAGCCATCACCGCCGAGCCAGATATTGGCTTATTACTGCCGTGCAATGTGGTGGTGCGGGTGGAAGAAGACGATAGCGTGACGGTGGCGTTTATGGACCCCTCTGCGGTGCTCAGCATGGTGGATCAACCCGGCATCGAAGGGCTAGCCGGGCAAGTGAAAGAAAAACTGCAACGCGTTTGCGCCGGTTTGGCACAATAA
- a CDS encoding BamA/TamA family outer membrane protein: MNRRYSGALISLSALLSCSSLASFYDPVDGQFDMGHHIAENAHGFLPVPILITEPAIGYGGGIAGLFLHETQEEKHKRKQAALSAIDGGAQLVPSAMTVAGALGTENGTWFAFGGHRRSWLNDSIRYVGGGGVGVANLDLYKHISFGPIDKEIKFGTKTTVAVLAQKVQFRLADTPLMLGVKQMLAKSKVESDNKLIDKVMQLTLGSEAVTSGLGVLAEYDTRDNLFYPSKGYKVTADYMIYDDALGSDYNYRTFNLDAEAYIPIAEKWTLGLAGNYQNFEQKDSMVSPTAKPYVALRGVSSYRYQGDEIETLQAQLTYSINHRWKVSGFYGAGQATQRSGDEQDSRVNAGGVGFRYQIARRYGLHIGMDYAMSDEENAIYFNVGSGF, encoded by the coding sequence TTGCAGAGAATGCTCATGGTTTTTTACCAGTACCTATCCTAATTACCGAGCCTGCTATTGGGTATGGCGGCGGTATCGCTGGTTTGTTTTTGCATGAAACGCAAGAAGAGAAACACAAAAGAAAACAAGCGGCGTTATCAGCAATAGATGGCGGAGCACAGCTCGTACCGAGTGCAATGACTGTCGCAGGCGCATTAGGTACTGAAAATGGTACTTGGTTTGCGTTTGGTGGACACCGACGCTCTTGGCTTAATGACTCCATTCGCTATGTAGGCGGTGGTGGTGTTGGGGTGGCTAACTTGGATTTGTATAAACACATCTCCTTTGGGCCGATTGATAAGGAAATCAAATTTGGAACCAAAACAACGGTCGCAGTGCTGGCTCAAAAAGTGCAATTTCGCCTTGCCGATACACCATTGATGCTTGGTGTAAAACAAATGTTGGCGAAGTCTAAAGTGGAATCGGATAACAAGCTGATAGATAAGGTCATGCAACTTACCCTTGGAAGTGAAGCTGTAACGTCTGGGTTAGGTGTGCTCGCTGAATACGATACTCGCGATAATCTCTTTTACCCTAGCAAAGGGTATAAAGTGACTGCTGACTATATGATTTATGATGATGCTTTAGGCAGTGATTATAATTATCGTACTTTTAACCTTGATGCAGAAGCCTACATCCCGATTGCGGAAAAATGGACGTTAGGTTTGGCTGGCAACTACCAAAATTTTGAGCAGAAAGATTCTATGGTGTCACCGACTGCAAAGCCGTATGTCGCACTGCGGGGTGTTTCTTCATACCGTTACCAAGGTGATGAAATCGAAACCTTGCAAGCTCAACTAACTTACAGCATTAACCATCGTTGGAAAGTGAGTGGTTTTTATGGTGCGGGTCAAGCGACCCAACGGAGTGGCGATGAACAAGACAGCCGAGTTAATGCTGGTGGCGTAGGTTTTCGTTATCAAATTGCTCGTCGATATGGCCTACACATAGGTATGGACTATGCGATGAGTGATGAAGAAAATGCTATTTATTTCAATGTAGGCAGTGGCTTTTGA
- a CDS encoding bifunctional 4-hydroxy-2-oxoglutarate aldolase/2-dehydro-3-deoxy-phosphogluconate aldolase has protein sequence MKDLNQKLAEIKVVPVIAIKDANKAAKLAQVLIENGLPCAEVTFRTADAALAIKNMREAYPEMLIGAGTVLTSAQVDEAIDAGVDFIVSPGFNPTTVKYCQQRNVTIVPGVNNPSLVEQAMEMGLRTLKFFPAEPSGGVNMLKALTAVYPVKFMPTGGVSPSNVKDYLAIPAVLACGGTWMVPGDLIDNEQWDDLAKLVREVAGIIA, from the coding sequence ATGAAAGATTTAAATCAAAAGCTTGCTGAAATCAAAGTGGTTCCGGTTATCGCCATCAAAGATGCCAACAAAGCGGCAAAATTGGCGCAAGTGCTGATTGAAAATGGCCTGCCTTGTGCTGAAGTGACGTTCCGCACTGCAGATGCGGCTTTGGCGATCAAAAACATGCGCGAAGCGTACCCAGAAATGCTGATCGGTGCGGGTACGGTACTGACGTCTGCACAAGTGGATGAAGCGATTGACGCAGGTGTGGATTTTATCGTCAGCCCAGGTTTCAACCCAACCACAGTGAAATATTGCCAACAGCGCAACGTGACCATTGTTCCGGGAGTGAATAACCCAAGTTTGGTTGAGCAAGCGATGGAAATGGGCCTACGTACCTTGAAATTCTTCCCTGCCGAGCCATCGGGTGGCGTGAACATGCTGAAAGCGCTGACGGCGGTTTACCCAGTGAAATTTATGCCGACGGGCGGCGTTAGCCCAAGCAACGTCAAAGATTATCTTGCTATCCCTGCTGTGTTGGCGTGTGGTGGCACATGGATGGTTCCGGGTGATTTGATCGACAACGAGCAATGGGATGATCTAGCGAAGCTAGTACGCGAAGTTGCGGGCATTATCGCTTAA
- a CDS encoding sugar kinase yields the protein MNHINRVAIIGECMVELKKVNGALQQGFGGDTLNTAVYLSRLTQQSGVSTSYVTGLGQDPFSREMLAAWQDEGINTDMVYLSQDKLPGIYAIETADNGERSFFYWRNDSAAKYWLRDRAILTLAKELCQHQMIYLSGISLAILSQDCREALIKLLALCRSDGVKIAFDNNFRPALWNNVAEAQAFYQQILQVTDMAFLTFDDEMLLWGDTHEDQAIERTKGFGVSEIVIKRGGDACFVVTEAGRHAVAPLKIDHVIDTTAAGDSFSAGYLAKRILGGDCQQAAFAGHTVAGHVIQHRGAIIPREAMPTI from the coding sequence ATGAATCACATCAATCGCGTTGCCATCATTGGTGAATGCATGGTTGAACTGAAAAAGGTCAACGGCGCGCTACAACAAGGTTTTGGTGGGGATACGCTCAACACCGCAGTTTACCTTTCCCGTTTGACCCAGCAATCCGGTGTTTCAACCTCTTATGTTACGGGATTAGGACAGGATCCATTTAGCCGAGAAATGCTTGCCGCTTGGCAAGACGAAGGCATCAACACGGATATGGTGTACCTTTCTCAAGACAAATTGCCAGGCATTTATGCCATCGAAACAGCAGACAATGGCGAGCGTAGCTTCTTCTATTGGCGCAACGATTCGGCGGCGAAATACTGGCTGCGTGATCGTGCCATCCTGACGCTGGCGAAAGAGCTGTGTCAGCATCAAATGATTTACCTCAGTGGTATCAGCTTGGCGATATTGTCGCAAGATTGCCGAGAAGCGCTGATCAAACTGCTCGCGCTTTGCCGCAGTGATGGGGTGAAAATCGCGTTTGATAACAACTTCCGACCAGCGCTGTGGAACAACGTGGCGGAAGCACAAGCGTTCTACCAGCAAATTCTGCAAGTCACCGATATGGCGTTTCTCACCTTTGATGATGAGATGCTGTTGTGGGGCGATACCCATGAAGATCAAGCAATTGAGCGCACCAAGGGGTTTGGCGTGAGCGAAATCGTCATCAAACGTGGTGGGGATGCGTGTTTTGTCGTTACAGAAGCGGGCCGTCATGCGGTTGCTCCACTCAAAATTGACCATGTTATCGACACCACAGCCGCAGGAGATTCATTCAGTGCTGGCTATCTTGCAAAGCGTATTCTGGGTGGTGATTGTCAGCAAGCTGCTTTTGCTGGTCACACGGTTGCAGGTCATGTTATTCAACATCGTGGCGCGATTATTCCTCGCGAAGCGATGCCAACTATTTAA
- a CDS encoding nucleoside recognition domain-containing protein → MTTPVQTERKVTIGSYIALAFAVVFFSGLLQSNQWYGVFDFTTLNGAFGKVAYGVNETADGVQAMTTSFRGTGGSGARDGFIFALTLIPTVMFALGMINVLEHYGALDAARKLLTPLLRPLMNIPGNTGLALIASLQSTDAGAAMTRQLKDEGHLTKRETDIFTMFQFTAGATIVNFFSSGAVLFTLTMADGSPAVTSSIGLAVAVMFVFKIVGANLFRIYLNLTEGKEDKQDNADQDKPQTLKEEAAK, encoded by the coding sequence ATGACAACTCCTGTTCAAACAGAACGCAAGGTAACGATTGGGAGCTACATTGCTCTCGCGTTCGCTGTTGTGTTCTTCTCGGGCCTACTGCAATCCAATCAGTGGTATGGCGTTTTTGACTTTACAACGCTAAACGGTGCGTTCGGTAAAGTGGCGTACGGCGTGAACGAAACGGCCGATGGCGTACAAGCCATGACCACCTCTTTCCGTGGTACAGGCGGTAGCGGTGCGCGTGATGGTTTCATCTTCGCGTTAACCTTAATTCCAACGGTGATGTTCGCACTGGGTATGATCAACGTGCTTGAACATTACGGCGCATTGGACGCAGCACGCAAATTGCTGACGCCGCTACTACGCCCATTGATGAACATCCCAGGTAACACGGGTCTTGCATTGATCGCCTCTCTACAAAGTACCGATGCGGGTGCGGCGATGACACGTCAGTTGAAAGACGAAGGCCACCTGACCAAGCGCGAAACCGACATATTCACCATGTTCCAGTTCACTGCCGGTGCCACCATCGTTAACTTCTTCTCTTCTGGCGCGGTGCTCTTCACCCTCACCATGGCAGACGGTTCACCAGCAGTAACATCGTCTATCGGCCTAGCGGTTGCCGTGATGTTCGTCTTCAAAATCGTCGGCGCGAACTTGTTCCGCATCTACCTAAACCTAACGGAAGGTAAAGAAGACAAACAAGACAACGCGGATCAAGACAAACCACAAACGCTAAAAGAAGAGGCAGCAAAATGA
- a CDS encoding alpha-amylase → MKLNAITLTLILSSTAAIAEPNLTISTTTNSRDFPLSTEQPLVVPLVKDSYQLKVTGLEGDCQAPDAQVIKFNQPIALNCGKATELPLKIRFTGDYSFELDANAHTLTFKREPKKVAKTEFKRPLPQVTCEVYQGGEVTIELGDSFKDGTSLRDAYSGQVVSVKQGKVSLTPSAQSGGLVLLEPVKQNKKARPFDYRNANIYFVMVDRFHNGDPSNDQSYGRQKDGKEEIGTFHGGDLKGVTEKLDYIQSLGTDAIWLSPIVEQVHGFVGGGDSGSFPFYAYHGYWTRDFTKIDENFGRDEDLKTLVEEAHKRGIKILLDAVINHSGYSTLADLQFDGMQVTAKEANLPEKWANWQPKEGENWHSYHSAIDYQSQNWSQWWGADWVRTGLPGYQKPGSSDITLSLAGLPDFRTESTQAVTPPQWLLDNPGTRVVARDNYTVSDYLIEWQTDWVKRFGIDGYRVDTVKHVEGEVWKRLKQEATKSLDAWRKANGQSGAPFWMMGEVWGHSAYRSPYFDDGFDALINFDMQKKLDKGAACFSQMADTYRDYANTIAQQSDFNPVSYMSSHDTELFFSRFKDYTVQRNAANALLLSPGAVQIYYGDEVGRNIGPYADDFHQGTRSDMVWTLSDEQQRLLNHWQTLGQFRQAHPAIGAGVHKEIEQTGAYVFSRTLGDDKVVIAFVGRTEK, encoded by the coding sequence ATGAAACTGAATGCCATAACCCTAACTCTGATCCTCAGCTCGACAGCGGCGATTGCCGAGCCGAATTTAACCATCTCAACCACCACCAACAGCCGAGATTTTCCACTCAGTACCGAGCAGCCATTAGTGGTGCCGCTGGTCAAAGACAGCTATCAACTCAAAGTCACCGGGCTGGAAGGCGATTGCCAAGCGCCCGATGCGCAGGTGATCAAGTTCAACCAACCCATTGCGCTGAATTGCGGTAAAGCGACCGAACTTCCGCTAAAAATTCGCTTTACGGGTGACTACAGCTTTGAACTGGACGCGAACGCCCACACGCTGACATTTAAACGAGAGCCGAAAAAGGTCGCCAAAACCGAGTTCAAACGGCCACTGCCGCAGGTGACTTGTGAAGTCTACCAAGGCGGAGAAGTGACGATTGAACTGGGCGACAGCTTCAAAGACGGCACCTCACTGCGTGACGCCTACAGCGGCCAAGTGGTGAGCGTTAAGCAGGGTAAAGTCAGCTTAACGCCGTCGGCGCAATCGGGTGGTTTGGTGCTGCTGGAACCGGTTAAACAAAACAAAAAAGCGCGCCCTTTCGATTACCGCAACGCGAATATTTACTTCGTGATGGTGGATCGCTTTCACAATGGCGACCCCAGTAACGACCAAAGTTATGGTCGTCAGAAGGACGGCAAAGAGGAAATTGGTACCTTCCACGGCGGAGATCTTAAAGGAGTGACGGAAAAGCTCGATTACATTCAAAGTCTCGGCACCGATGCGATATGGCTGTCACCGATTGTAGAGCAAGTGCACGGTTTCGTTGGTGGTGGCGACAGCGGCTCTTTCCCATTTTATGCCTACCACGGCTATTGGACGCGTGATTTTACCAAGATCGATGAAAACTTTGGCCGCGATGAAGATTTGAAAACATTGGTGGAAGAAGCGCATAAGCGCGGCATCAAAATCTTGCTGGATGCGGTCATCAACCATTCTGGGTACTCAACGCTGGCGGATCTGCAATTTGATGGGATGCAAGTGACGGCAAAAGAAGCGAACTTGCCAGAAAAGTGGGCCAATTGGCAGCCAAAAGAGGGTGAAAACTGGCATAGCTACCACTCTGCGATCGATTATCAAAGCCAAAACTGGTCACAGTGGTGGGGGGCAGATTGGGTGCGCACTGGGCTGCCGGGTTACCAAAAACCGGGCAGCAGCGACATCACTTTGTCTCTCGCTGGGTTACCTGATTTTCGTACCGAGTCGACCCAAGCGGTGACGCCGCCACAGTGGCTGTTAGATAACCCTGGCACGCGCGTGGTGGCGCGTGACAACTACACCGTCAGCGACTATTTGATAGAGTGGCAAACCGATTGGGTGAAACGCTTTGGTATTGATGGTTATCGGGTAGATACGGTCAAACACGTAGAAGGCGAAGTGTGGAAGCGTCTGAAACAAGAAGCGACGAAAAGTCTCGATGCGTGGCGCAAAGCCAATGGTCAATCGGGTGCGCCGTTTTGGATGATGGGGGAAGTGTGGGGCCATTCTGCTTACCGCAGCCCTTATTTTGACGACGGCTTTGACGCGCTGATCAATTTTGATATGCAGAAGAAGCTCGATAAAGGCGCAGCCTGTTTTAGCCAAATGGCTGACACCTATCGCGATTACGCCAACACCATCGCGCAGCAAAGTGACTTCAACCCAGTGAGCTACATGTCCTCACACGATACTGAGCTGTTCTTTAGCCGTTTTAAAGACTATACCGTGCAGCGCAACGCCGCGAACGCATTGCTCCTCAGCCCAGGTGCGGTGCAGATTTATTATGGTGATGAAGTGGGGCGCAATATTGGCCCATATGCCGATGATTTCCATCAAGGCACCCGATCAGATATGGTTTGGACACTGTCTGACGAACAACAACGCTTGCTTAACCACTGGCAGACGTTAGGGCAGTTTCGTCAAGCACACCCTGCCATTGGCGCGGGTGTGCATAAAGAAATCGAACAAACAGGCGCGTACGTTTTTTCTCGCACGCTGGGGGATGACAAAGTGGTGATCGCCTTTGTAGGCAGAACGGAAAAATAA
- a CDS encoding DMT family transporter → MNNPTVSRAIFLLVAANLLASLSDVSLKILNGEVPTFQYVFIRQSISLVLLLPFWLRMEKSQWKKGCDWITFWRAQLILLGSACAMIAITHLPLATANAMFYVGPLLVLPLAFVFLGERPAVGKMVATLLGFVGVLIVLRPEQFHWAAIVALGSALSMGVGNILIRKVPAEQSLISTLFWTTLMTLPFAFALAYWQWSAIRFEHILWIVAINLFVLAYHALVVKAFQQAPASQIALAEYSGLAFVTFFGVIWFDEVPDSYTVLGILLIIVPMMPIRWKHWLKSKRRTAMSKG, encoded by the coding sequence ATGAACAACCCAACCGTTTCTCGCGCCATCTTTTTACTGGTGGCGGCCAATTTGCTTGCCTCACTTTCTGATGTATCACTCAAAATACTCAATGGCGAAGTGCCCACATTTCAATATGTGTTTATTCGCCAGTCTATTAGCCTTGTGCTGCTGTTGCCTTTCTGGCTGCGCATGGAAAAATCGCAGTGGAAAAAGGGCTGCGACTGGATCACCTTTTGGCGCGCGCAGCTGATCTTGCTCGGCAGCGCGTGCGCCATGATAGCGATCACCCATTTGCCACTGGCGACCGCCAATGCCATGTTCTACGTTGGCCCTCTGTTGGTATTGCCACTGGCCTTTGTCTTTTTGGGGGAGCGCCCTGCCGTAGGGAAAATGGTTGCAACGCTATTGGGCTTTGTTGGTGTGCTGATTGTGCTGCGCCCCGAGCAGTTTCACTGGGCTGCCATCGTCGCGCTGGGCAGCGCGTTATCCATGGGGGTAGGCAATATTCTGATCCGCAAAGTGCCTGCCGAACAGTCACTGATTTCCACACTTTTTTGGACGACCTTGATGACGCTGCCCTTTGCGTTTGCCCTCGCCTACTGGCAATGGAGCGCGATTCGCTTCGAACATATTTTATGGATTGTGGCGATCAATCTGTTTGTGCTCGCCTACCATGCTTTGGTGGTGAAGGCATTTCAGCAAGCCCCGGCAAGCCAGATCGCTCTGGCGGAATATTCTGGCTTAGCGTTTGTCACCTTCTTTGGAGTGATTTGGTTTGATGAAGTGCCAGACAGTTACACCGTTCTAGGCATTCTACTGATTATTGTGCCTATGATGCCCATTCGCTGGAAGCATTGGCTTAAGAGCAAAAGGCGCACAGCGATGAGTAAGGGTTAA